A window from Drosophila nasuta strain 15112-1781.00 chromosome 3, ASM2355853v1, whole genome shotgun sequence encodes these proteins:
- the LOC132790057 gene encoding activity-regulated cytoskeleton associated protein 1-like has product MAQTIQMTNEQLQALIEAVRASAVSAAGNAVAAGESSTSKTKGSFSNCTHRFGGARSHDEVEEFITNIVTYKELESISDENALKGISLLFYGIASTWWQGVRKEAKTWNDAIGLIREHFSPTKPAYQVYMEFFEKKQEDSVAIDTFVVEKRALLAQLPEGRHNEETELDFLYGLLNIKYRKHIPRQSITTFRDLLEQGRIIEHNNQEDEAVSKGPLRGARRVDRCTYCNFRGHTFENCRKRRQAQNEGNDD; this is encoded by the coding sequence atggcGCAGACTATTCAGATGACTAACGAGCAACTGCAAGCGCTCATCGAAGCAGTGCGTGCGTCGGCTGTCAGCGCAGCTGGCAACGCTGTCGCTGCTGGTGAATCTTCAACATCCAAGACGAAGGGCAGCTTCAGCAATTGCACACATCGATTTGGCGGTGCTCGCAGTCATGACGAGGTCGAGGAGTTCATCACCAACATTGTCACCTACAAGGAGTTGGAGAGCATCAGCGATGAGAACGCCCTCAAGGGCATCTCCCTGCTCTTCTATGGCATCGCTTCCACTTGGTGGCAAGGTGTTCGGAAGGAGGCAAAGACCTGGAATGACGCTATTGGTCTAATCCGTGAACACTTCTCTCCCACTAAGCCTGCCTACCAGGTCTACATGGAGTTCTTTGAGAAGAAACAGGAGGATTCGGTTGCCATTGACACCTTTGTGGTCGAGAAACGTGCACTGCTCGCTCAGCTGCCAGAAGGCCGCCACAATGAAGAAACCGAACTGGACTTCCTCTACGGCCTCTTGAATATCAAGTACCGCAAACACATTCCCCGTCAGAGCATTACAACGTTCCGCGATCTTCTTGAACAAGGGCGCATCATCGAGCATAACAACCAAGAAGATGAAGCAGTATCCAAGGGTCCACTACGCGGTGCTCGCCGTGTTGATCGTTGCACTTACTGCAATTTCCGTGGACACACGTTCGAGAACTGCCGCAAACGTCGACAGGCACAGAACGAGGGAAATGATGATTAG